One part of the Onychomys torridus chromosome 13, mOncTor1.1, whole genome shotgun sequence genome encodes these proteins:
- the Dsg3 gene encoding desmoglein-3, translating into MEFGSICCLQVLLLVHGELHIEPGGQPSEDRTAVQQAKKRYKREWVKFAKPCREREDNSRRNPIAKITSDFQATQKITYRISGVGIDQPPFGIFVVDPNNGDINITAIVDREETPSFLITCRALNALGQDVERPLILTVKILDVNDNAPVFSQTIFNGEIEENSAPNSLIMILNATDADEPNHMNSKIAFKIISQEPAGMPMFLISRNTGEVRTLTSSLDREQISSYRLVVSGADNDGAGLSSQCECSIKVKDVNDNFPVLRDSQYSARIEENTLNSELLRFQVTDWDEEYTDNWLAVYFFTSGNEGNWFEIETDPRTNEGILKVVKALDYEQMQSMQFSIAVRNKAEFHQSVISQYQVRPTPVIIQVTNVREGISFRPPSKIFTVPRGVSTNKLAGYILGTYQATDEDTGKAASSVRYVLGRNDGGLLVIDSKTAEIKFVKNIDRDSTFIVNKTISAEVLAIDENTGKTSTGTVLVEVPSFSENCPSVVLEKEEICSSSPSVLLSVRTLERGRYTGPYTVSLEEQPLKLPVMWNIKTVNATSAHLQAQQQVSPGVYSVPVVVKDNEGRQCDTPEILTLTVCQCDDRNMCRSPIPSREPILYRESSWGLGPAAIGLILLGLLMLLLAPLLLLTCDCGAGPMGGGAATGGFIPVPDGSEGTIHQWGIEGAQPEDKEITSICVPPTTTNGADFMESSEVCTNTYAGGTVAEGASGMEMTTKLGVATGSGAAAALGPCSLGHSGTMRTRHSTGGTLKDYVAAPVNMTFLGSYFSQKSFAYAEEEDEREVNDCLLIYDDEGEDAAPHSPTLSSCSFIADDLDDSFLDSLGPKFKKLAEICLGIDDEAKQEKPGSKDRGSGADVCARSTEVLQSGSSRYQTVPGSVDQSGSQRYQTLPSSLEVPQSGSSRHQTLSGGLEVPQSGSQRYQTLPGSLEVPQSGSSRHQTLSGGLEVPQSGSQRYQTLPGSQVSSVLSPSGSVLPAIAIPDPLQLGNYLLTETHTTSGSFVQPAAATVDPHLTQNVTVTERVICPLPGVSGSIVAPTELRGSYSMLYTKETCSHL; encoded by the exons ATGGAGTTTGGTTCTATTTGTTGTCTAcaggtgctgctgctggtgcATGGGGAGCTGCATATAGAG CCTGGAGGACAGCCCAGTGAAGACAGGACAGCAGTGCAACAGGCCAAAAAAAGGTACAAACGAGAATGGGTAAAATTCGCCAAGCCttgcagagaaagagaagacaacTCAAGAAGAAACCCAATTGCCAAG ATCACTTCAGATTTCCAAGCAACCCAGAAAATTACCTACCGAATTTCTGGGGTGGGAATTGATCAGCCCCcttttgggatttttgttgttgaccCAAACAATGGTGATATTAACATAACGGCCATAGTTGATCGTGAGGAGACCCCAAGCTTCCTG ATCACATGCCGAGCTCTAAATGCCCTGGGGCAAGATGTAGAGAGACCACTCATATTAACAGTGAAAATTTTAGATGTCAACGACAATGCTCCGGTATTTTCACAAACCATATTCAATGGTGAAATTGAGGAAAACAGTGCTCCAA ATTCACTGATAATGATCCTAAATGCCACGGACGCAGATGAGCCAAACCACATGAACTCTAAAATTGCCTTCAAAATCATCTCCCAGGAGCCTGCAGGCATGCCCATGTTCCTAATCAGCAGGAACACTGGAGAAGTCCGCACTTTGACCAGCTCTCTTGATCGAGAG CAAATCAGTAGCTACCGCCTGGTTGTGAGCGGCGCAGACAATGACGGAGCGGGACTATCGAGTCAGTGTGAATGTAGTATTAAAGTGAAAGACGTCAATGACAACTTCCCGGTGCTTAGAGACTCTCAG TATTCGGCACGTATTGAGGAAAACACTTTAAATTCTGAGTTACTCCGATTTCAAGTGACAGACTGGGATGAAGAATACACAGATAATTGGTTGGCTGTGTACTTCTTTACCTCTGGAAATGAGGGGAATTGGTTTGAAATTGAAACAGATCCCAGAACCAATGAAGGCATCCTGAAGGTGGTTAAG GCTCTGGATTATGAGCAAATGCAAAGCATGCAGTTTAGTATTGCTGTCAGAAACAAAGCTGAGTTCCACCAGTCAGTGATCTCTCAGTACCAAGTGCGGCCAACTCCAGTCATTATCCAAGTCACTAATGTCCGAGAAGGAATCTCATTCCGTCCTCCTTCCAAGATATTTACTGTGCCAAGGGGCGTAAGCACCAACAAACTGGCTGGTTATATCCTGGGAACATATCAAGCTACTGATGAGGACACTGGTAAAGCTGCCTCATCTGTCAG ATATGTCCTGGGTCGTAATGATGGTGGTTTGCTTGTGATTGATTCAAAAACTGCTGAGATCAAATTTGTCAAAAACATCGACCGAGATTCTACTTTCATAGTTAACAAGACAATCTCAGCTGAGGTTCTGGCCATAGATG AAAACACTGGTAAGACGTCTACAGGCACAGTGCTTGTGGAAGTGCCCAGTTTTAGTGAAAACTGTCCATCAGTTGTCCTCGAGAAGGAAGAGATCTGCAGTTCCTCACCGTCTGTGCTCCTCTCGGTGAGAACCCTGGAGAGGGGCAGATACACTGGCCCCTATACAGTGTCGCTGGAGGAGCAGCCACTGAAACTGCCGGTCATGTGGAACATCAAAACGGTGAACG CTACCTCAGCACATCTACAAGCCCAACAGCAGGTGTCTCCAGGAGTGTACAGTGTCCCAGTCGTCGTGAAGGACAATGAGGGCAGGCAGTGTGACACCCCAGAGATCCTGACTCTGACAGTGTGTCAGTGTGATGACCGGAACATGTGCAGATCTCCTATCCCAAGCAGAGAACCTATTTTATACAGGGAGTCATCCTGGGGGCTGGGGCCTGCTGCCATCGGATTGATCCTGCTAGGACTCCTGATGTTGCTGT TGGCCCCACTTCTGCTGCTGACTTGTGACTGTGGGGCGGGTCCCATGGGAGGAGGAGCCGCGACAGGTGGCTTTATCCCTGTGCCTGACGGTTCAGAAGGAACTATCCATCAGTGGGGAATCGAAGGAGCCCAGCCTGAAGACAAG GAAATCACAAGTATTTGTGTGCCTCCTACCACAACCAATGGGGCAGATTTTATGGAAAGTTCTG AAGTTTGTACAAACACGTACGCTGGCGGGACTGTGGCGGAAGGTGCTTCAGGAATGGAAATGACGACTAAGCTGGGAGTAGCTACTGGCTCAGGAGCTGCAGCAGCGCTCGGCCCCTGTTCCTTGGGTCATTCAGGGACCATGAGAACGAGGCACTCCACTGGAGGGACCTTGAAGGACTATGTTGCTGCACCAGTGAACATGACTTTCCTAGGTTCCTACTTTTCTCAG AAATCATTCGCCTATGCCGAGGAAGAGGATGAACGGGAAGTGAATGACTGTTTGCTGATCTATGATGATGAAGGCGAGGATGCTGCCCCCCATTCGCCTACGCTCAGCTCCTGCAGCTTTATTGCGGATGACCTGGATGACAGCTTCTTGGATTCCCTTGGCCCCAAATTTAAAAAGCTTGCAGAGATCTGTCTCGGTATTGATGATGAAGCCAAGCAGGAAAAGCCAGGCTCTAAAGACAGGGGTTCTGGGGCAGACGTTTGTGCTCGCTCTACGGAAGTCCTTCAGTCAGGTTCTAGCAGGTACCAAACTGTACCTGGCAGTGTGGATCAGTCGGGTTCTCAAAGGTACCAGACTCTGCCCAGCAGTCTGGAGGTCCCTCAGTCAGGTTCTAGCAGGCACCAAACTCTGTCTGGCGGTCTGGAGGTCCCTCAGTCAGGTTCTCAAAGGTACCAGACTCTGCCCGGCAGTCTGGAGGTCCCTCAGTCAGGTTCTAGCAGGCACCAAACTCTGTCTGGCGGTCTGGAGGTGCCTCAGTCGGGTTCTCAAAGGTACCAGACTCTGCCTGGCAGTCAAGTTTCTTCTGTTTTGTCCCCTTCCGGGTCTGTTCTCCCTGCCATTGCCATCCCTGACCCTCTACAGCTTGGTAACTACTTGCTCACAGAAACTCACACAACTTCAGGTTCCTTTGTGCAGCCTGCCGCTGCCACTGTTGACCCACATCTCACCCAGAACGTCACGGTAACAGAAAGGGTGATCTGCCCGCTTCCTGGTGTCTCTGGCAGCATAGTGGCTCCCACAGAGCTGCGAGGCTCATACAGTATGCTCTATACAAAAGAAACCTGTTCCCATCTATGA